Proteins from one Oscillatoria nigro-viridis PCC 7112 genomic window:
- a CDS encoding transglutaminase TgpA family protein, which translates to MTTDNLRNIPVLGKLWEQIEAMPPPVIEDSLLLRILVQLLVIVGIVATDVAAEEAQNLWAVPVSIVGATWSWYRRRDRNVAAKFCIAIGMLVALFAFFSRLVGELNDTRLVLAQLLIQLQVLHSFDLPRRKDLGYSMVIGLILLGVAATLSQTLTFGPLLLVFLALALPTLVLDYRSRLGFLKPEAIGEKAQGKGKNESLSLFAATLSPKYFAWLLLITVGLGLTIFAFLPRLPGYQLRTFPVSAPIQYQGEFDSRSILNPGYVRGGNQKGTGGGRGRNPDKGPGEVDSTFYYGFNQRINQNLRGEMKPQVVMRVRSQAAGFWRVLGFDKYTGQGWEISRNEQAQTVNRPRWSYQFYLNPFPNAPRTQEVIQSYTIVAQLPNLIPALNKPRELYFPTTEVAVDAEGGLRSPVELADGLTYTVISHVPFRDRSLLGKTGTNYPKNIRNFYLDVPPEIAQKVREKTEEILAARTRVSKSDRPIDSPYEKALYLAQYLKQNPNYKIEKALPYLEEGEDLVEGFLFGYKNTQGGKKVTGGYPDHFSTVLTIMLRSIGIPARLAGGFDTGEFNPFTGYYVVKNTDAFLMTEVYFPNHGWFGFNPIPGYPLIPASVEDNQTFSAIESFWKWIAGWLPTPLRSGLDSVIGFVIGWISLIVGWFLGQFAKGWVGLFTGLIAAIAFGFMGWLIWQVWRKWRHRRWLAKLPPVEGVYQEMLKDLASRGFAKQKAQTPLEYAEAMRGNHPTDEAEVIDEVSQAYVRWKYGGEAGNLNQLRQLVENLRRSHLKKLKKRWF; encoded by the coding sequence ATGACAACTGATAACCTGCGAAATATACCTGTTTTGGGTAAGCTGTGGGAGCAGATTGAGGCCATGCCTCCGCCGGTGATTGAGGATTCTTTACTGCTGCGAATCCTAGTTCAGTTGTTGGTAATTGTGGGAATTGTAGCTACTGACGTTGCTGCTGAAGAAGCCCAGAACCTGTGGGCTGTGCCTGTTAGTATTGTGGGAGCAACTTGGAGTTGGTACCGCCGCCGCGATCGCAATGTAGCTGCTAAGTTCTGCATAGCTATTGGAATGCTGGTGGCGCTGTTCGCTTTTTTTAGCCGCTTGGTGGGAGAATTGAACGATACGCGGTTAGTTTTGGCGCAACTGTTAATCCAACTTCAAGTGCTGCACAGTTTCGATTTGCCCCGCCGCAAGGATTTGGGCTATTCGATGGTAATCGGGCTAATTTTGTTAGGGGTAGCAGCGACTCTCAGCCAAACCTTGACTTTTGGGCCGCTGTTGTTGGTGTTTTTGGCTTTAGCGCTTCCGACTTTGGTTTTGGATTATCGATCGCGCTTGGGATTTTTGAAGCCAGAAGCCATTGGCGAAAAAGCACAAGGTAAAGGGAAAAATGAAAGCCTGTCGCTATTTGCTGCTACTTTATCCCCAAAGTATTTTGCTTGGCTGCTGCTGATAACTGTCGGGTTGGGGCTGACTATTTTTGCGTTTTTGCCGCGCCTCCCAGGCTATCAGTTGCGGACTTTTCCGGTGAGTGCTCCTATTCAATATCAGGGGGAGTTTGACTCGCGCAGCATTCTGAATCCTGGGTATGTTAGAGGCGGAAATCAAAAAGGGACTGGCGGAGGAAGGGGGAGAAACCCTGACAAAGGGCCAGGAGAGGTAGACTCTACTTTTTATTACGGTTTCAACCAGCGCATCAATCAAAATTTGCGGGGGGAAATGAAACCCCAGGTGGTGATGCGGGTGCGATCGCAGGCTGCGGGTTTTTGGCGGGTGTTGGGCTTCGACAAATACACCGGTCAGGGTTGGGAAATTTCTCGCAACGAACAAGCTCAAACGGTGAATCGACCTAGGTGGTCTTATCAATTTTATTTGAATCCGTTTCCCAATGCGCCTCGGACTCAAGAGGTGATTCAAAGTTATACTATTGTTGCTCAGTTGCCGAATTTGATTCCAGCTTTAAACAAGCCGAGGGAACTTTATTTTCCGACGACAGAGGTGGCAGTTGATGCGGAGGGAGGTTTGCGATCGCCTGTGGAATTGGCGGATGGTTTGACTTATACGGTGATTTCTCATGTGCCATTTCGCGATCGCTCTTTGTTGGGTAAAACTGGTACTAATTACCCGAAAAACATTCGCAACTTCTATTTGGATGTGCCGCCGGAAATTGCCCAGAAGGTACGAGAAAAAACTGAAGAAATATTGGCGGCAAGAACTAGAGTATCTAAGTCGGACAGACCGATCGATTCTCCTTACGAAAAAGCTTTGTACTTAGCTCAATATTTAAAGCAAAATCCGAATTACAAAATAGAAAAAGCTTTGCCTTACTTAGAAGAAGGTGAAGATTTAGTCGAGGGTTTTCTGTTTGGCTATAAAAACACCCAGGGCGGTAAAAAGGTGACAGGTGGATATCCAGACCACTTTTCGACGGTATTGACCATTATGCTGAGGTCGATCGGGATTCCGGCGCGGCTGGCGGGCGGTTTCGATACGGGAGAATTTAACCCGTTTACTGGTTACTATGTTGTGAAAAATACCGATGCTTTCTTGATGACGGAGGTATATTTTCCCAATCACGGCTGGTTTGGTTTTAATCCGATTCCCGGTTATCCGCTGATTCCGGCTTCGGTGGAAGACAACCAGACTTTTAGTGCGATCGAATCGTTTTGGAAGTGGATCGCGGGTTGGCTACCGACTCCTCTCAGAAGCGGGCTGGATTCAGTTATAGGTTTTGTAATTGGCTGGATAAGTTTGATTGTGGGCTGGTTTCTGGGACAGTTTGCTAAGGGTTGGGTGGGGTTATTTACTGGTTTGATTGCTGCGATCGCCTTTGGCTTTATGGGCTGGTTAATTTGGCAAGTGTGGCGCAAGTGGCGCCACCGCCGCTGGCTGGCGAAGTTGCCGCCGGTGGAGGGGGTTTATCAGGAAATGCTGAAGGATTTGGCGAGTAGGGGATTTGCCAAGCAGAAAGCTCAAACGCCTTTGGAGTATGCTGAGGCTATGCGCGGTAATCATCCCACTGATGAAGCTGAGGTGATTGATGAAGTTTCGCAAGCTTACGTGCGGTGGAAGTATGGCGGGGAAGCGGGTAATTTGAACCAGTTGCGGCAGTTGGTGGAAAATTTGAGGCGATCGCACTTGAAGAAACTCAAAAAGCGCTGGTTTTAG